The DNA window TTTTCCCCTTTAACGAGCAAGTTAATGAATATTCAAACCGTCTTTTTCACTATATCTAGTATATATAAAAATAGGAGTAAAAGATACTGCACAGCCTTTCCACTCTAAGTCTTTCGTAGGGATAGATGGGCGATAAGAGCTTAGCATTAGCCAAGTTAGCGTTAGTATTGGATATAATAAAGCTAGGTGTTCTCAACTAGAGCAGGGAGGTCAAGTATGTGAAAAAAATTATTCGGCAATTAGGATTGGACGATTTGCATTATTTAAAAGAAATGGAGACCGGTATAGAAGATGATTATATTCTTCGTGTCTACAGCAGAATTTCTAGCGGTTCTAGTCGTTTGTATGGTTTGTTTGTAGACGACCGTCTTGCAAGTATCGGTGGCTATACGATTTTTGCCAAGCAATACATTATGCTTGGCAGAATGCGCAGTGATTTACGCTTCCGCGGAAAAAATTTGTCCACACAATTAATGTCTTATATTATGGAGCAAGCCTTCTCGCTTCCTGCTATCCAATGGATCGGTGCAAATACGCAGCAAGAAAACACATCCGCCAGACGTGTTATGGATAAGCTCGGTCTTGCCGAAGTATCCACACTTTACAGCGCTATTTCCATTGACGCATCTTCACTTGAGACTGGTGGTGCTATTTGGAAAAGCCTAACAACGCTTTCCCAAAAACAGGCGTGGGTCGATCAATTGTATATTCAGACAGGTGCTGTTTTTCCTTATGAATGCTACTATACGTTTCCAGCTTCTGAAGAGTTGTTTGCCGATGCTAAATTAGCACAATGGTCTTTTTTTGAAAACCCTCAGAAAGACCGTGTGCTCATAGCGAAAAAGGATTACAAACGAGATTATTATCTTCACATCGTCTACCCATGGGATGATTTAATGGAACAAGCCGGATTATGGGAAACTGTTTCACTGGCTCAGCGCGAGTTAAGTGAAACAGTAAAAGCAAAAGCTTTGCTGTGGATCGACTTGTCGCCTTCTCAAGTCAGTGCATTACCAACCCATCACATGTTTAACTTGCCTTCTCCATGGCTATTGTATGGTGTTAATCGCTAATTCGTAATTTACCTAAAAA is part of the Planococcus kocurii genome and encodes:
- a CDS encoding GNAT family N-acetyltransferase is translated as MKKIIRQLGLDDLHYLKEMETGIEDDYILRVYSRISSGSSRLYGLFVDDRLASIGGYTIFAKQYIMLGRMRSDLRFRGKNLSTQLMSYIMEQAFSLPAIQWIGANTQQENTSARRVMDKLGLAEVSTLYSAISIDASSLETGGAIWKSLTTLSQKQAWVDQLYIQTGAVFPYECYYTFPASEELFADAKLAQWSFFENPQKDRVLIAKKDYKRDYYLHIVYPWDDLMEQAGLWETVSLAQRELSETVKAKALLWIDLSPSQVSALPTHHMFNLPSPWLLYGVNR